One genomic segment of Pagrus major chromosome 13, Pma_NU_1.0 includes these proteins:
- the nlgn3b gene encoding neuroligin-3b isoform X4 encodes MPPEQPSSWSGIKNATHFMPVCPQNIHNTVPEIMMPIWFTYNLDTVATYIQDQSEDCLYLNIYAPTEDGELVDSEARPVMVYIHGGSYMEGTGNMMDGSVLASYGNVVVVTLNYRIGILGFLSTGDQAAKGNYGLLDQIQALRWISKNIGYFGGDPGRITVFGSGIGASCVSLLTLSHHSEGLFHRAIIQSGSALSSWAVNYQPVKYTRMLAERVGCNVLDTVDMVSCLQKKSAKELVEQDIQPARYRVAFGPVIDGDVIPDDPEILMEQGEFLNYDIMLGVNQGEGLRFVENVMDLEDGVSGSDFDFAVSDFVDSLYGYPEGKDTLRETIKFMYTDWADKDNPETRRKTLVALFTDHQWVEPSVVTADLHARYGSPTYFYAFYHHCQSLMKPVWSDSAHGDEVPYVFGIPMVGPTDLFPCNFSRNDIMLSAVVMTYWTNFAKSGDPNKPVPQDTKFIHTKANRFEEVAWSKYDPYDQLYLHIGLKPRIRDHYRATKVAFWKHLVPHLYNLHDMFHYSSTTTKVTPLDPTQSNGKRPGSTGRPPVSTAHNDGEGGREMGPLIMPNPRDYSTELSVTIAVGASLLFLNVLAFAALYYRKDKRSRQDTSQQPSPQCDTKGNNVSHTNTIDETLSTQRNQCEALHNPLHVSPSLDFSLSQRRSPDDIPLMTPNNITMIPNSLMGLSNMSPYSTFPAGYSSAGLPSTHSTTRV; translated from the exons ATGCCCCCTGAGCAGCCCTCCTCTTGGTCAGGTATCAAGAATGCTACCCACTTCATGCCTGTGTGCCCTCAGAACATCCACAACACCGTGCCAGAGATCATGATGCCCATATGGTTCACCTATAACCTGGACACAGTAGCCACATACATTCAGGATCAGAGCGAGGACTGTTTATATCTAAACATCTACGCTCCGACAGAGGATGGTGAGTTGGT GGACTCTGAAGCTCGACCTGTGATGGTCTACATCCACGGAGGCTCCTATATGGAGGGCACTGGGAACATGATGGACGGCAGCGTGCTGGCCAGTTATGGGAATGTTGTTGTCGTCACGCTCAACTACAGAATTGGAATATTAG GCTTCCTCAGTACTGGTGATCAGGCAGCTAAAGGAAATTATGGGCTCCTGGATCAGATTCAAGCTCTCCGTTGGATCAGTAAGAACATCGGTTACTTTGGAGGGGACCCGGGTCGCATCACGGTCTTTGGATCTGGAATTGGTGCTTCCTGTGTCAGCCTGCTAACTCTGTCCCACCACTCAGAGG GTTTATTCCACAGAGCCATCATTCAAAGTGGTTCAGCACTATCCAGCTGGGCTGTTAACTACCAACCGGTCAAGTACACCCGCATGCTGGCCGAGAGGGTCGGCTGCAACGTGCTTGACACCGTGGACATGGTCTCCTGCCTGCAAAAGAAGAGTGCAAAGGAGCTGGTGGAGCAAGACATCCAGCCTGCCCGATACCGCGTGGCTTTCGGTCCTGTCATTGACGGAGACGTCATCCCGGACGACCCAGAGATCTTGATGGAGCAGGGCGAGTTCCTTAATTATGATATAATGCTGGGTGTCAACCAGGGAGAGGGACTGCGCTTCGTGGAGAACGTGATGGACCTGGAGGACGGCGTGTCTGGCAGCGACTTTGACTTTGCTGTGTCAGACTTTGTGGACAGTTTGTATGGCTACCCAGAAGGGAAGGACACGCTGAGGGAGACAATTAAATTCATGTACACAGACTGGGCTGACAAGGACAACCCAGAGACCAGGAGGAAGACTCTGGTGGCTCTCTTCACCGACCACCAGTGGGTGGAGCCCTCAGTGGTGACGGCTGACCTGCACGCTCGCTACGGCTCGCCTACATACTTCTACGCCTTCTACCACCACTGCCAGAGCCTGATGAAGCCAGTGTGGTCAGACTCGGCGCATGGAGACGAGGTGCCATATGTGTTTGGCATCCCAATGGTGGGCCCGACTGACCTGTTCCCCTGCAACTTCTCCAGGAACGACATCATGCTCAGCGCTGTGGTTATGACTTACTGGACCAACTTCGCCAAGAGTGG GGATCCCAACAAGCCGGTGCCACAGGACACCAAGTTCATCCATACCAAGGCCAACCGCTTCGAGGAGGTGGCCTGGTCCAAGTACGACCCCTACGACCAACTGTACTTGCACATTGGCCTGAAGCCTCGTATACGTGATCACTACCGCGCCACCAAGGTGGCCTTCTGGAAACACCTGGTGCCTCATCTCTACAACCTACATGACATGTTCCATtactcctccaccaccaccaagGTCACCCCGCTGGATCCCACCCAGTCCAATGGTAAGAGACCCGGCAGCACTGGCCGACCTCCTGTATCCACTGCCCACAATGATGGTGAAGGTGGGAGGGAGATGGGTCCTCTGATCATGCCGAACCCGAGAGATTACTCCACAGAGCTCAGCGTCACCATCGCTGTAGGGGCCTCATTGCTCTTTCTCAACGTCCTGGCCTTTGCTGCTCTGTACTACCGCAAGGACAAGCGCAGTCGACAGGACACATCCCAGCAGCCCAGTCCCCAGTGTGACACCAAGGGCAACAACGTGAGCCACACCAACACTATAGACGAGACCCTGTCGACCCAGAGGAACCAGTGCGAGGCCCTTCACAATCCCCTTCACGTATCGCCAAGCTTGGACTTCTCACTCAGCCAGCGCCGCTCCCCTGACGACATCCCCCTGATGACACCCAACAACATCACTATGATCCCCAACTCCCTGATGGGCCTCTCCAACATGAGTCCGTACAGCACCTTCCCCGCCGGTTACAGCTCTGCAGGCCTGCCCAGCACCCACTCTACCACACGGGTATAG
- the nlgn3b gene encoding neuroligin-3b isoform X3, with translation MPPEQPSSWSGIKNATHFMPVCPQNIHNTVPEIMMPIWFTYNLDTVATYIQDQSEDCLYLNIYAPTEDDIRDSEARPVMVYIHGGSYMEGTGNMMDGSVLASYGNVVVVTLNYRIGILGFLSTGDQAAKGNYGLLDQIQALRWISKNIGYFGGDPGRITVFGSGIGASCVSLLTLSHHSEGKNLPFTTQGLFHRAIIQSGSALSSWAVNYQPVKYTRMLAERVGCNVLDTVDMVSCLQKKSAKELVEQDIQPARYRVAFGPVIDGDVIPDDPEILMEQGEFLNYDIMLGVNQGEGLRFVENVMDLEDGVSGSDFDFAVSDFVDSLYGYPEGKDTLRETIKFMYTDWADKDNPETRRKTLVALFTDHQWVEPSVVTADLHARYGSPTYFYAFYHHCQSLMKPVWSDSAHGDEVPYVFGIPMVGPTDLFPCNFSRNDIMLSAVVMTYWTNFAKSGDPNKPVPQDTKFIHTKANRFEEVAWSKYDPYDQLYLHIGLKPRIRDHYRATKVAFWKHLVPHLYNLHDMFHYSSTTTKVTPLDPTQSNGKRPGSTGRPPVSTAHNDGEGGREMGPLIMPNPRDYSTELSVTIAVGASLLFLNVLAFAALYYRKDKRSRQDTSQQPSPQCDTKGNNVSHTNTIDETLSTQRNQCEALHNPLHVSPSLDFSLSQRRSPDDIPLMTPNNITMIPNSLMGLSNMSPYSTFPAGYSSAGLPSTHSTTRV, from the exons ATGCCCCCTGAGCAGCCCTCCTCTTGGTCAGGTATCAAGAATGCTACCCACTTCATGCCTGTGTGCCCTCAGAACATCCACAACACCGTGCCAGAGATCATGATGCCCATATGGTTCACCTATAACCTGGACACAGTAGCCACATACATTCAGGATCAGAGCGAGGACTGTTTATATCTAAACATCTACGCTCCGACAGAGGATG ATATAAGGGACTCTGAAGCTCGACCTGTGATGGTCTACATCCACGGAGGCTCCTATATGGAGGGCACTGGGAACATGATGGACGGCAGCGTGCTGGCCAGTTATGGGAATGTTGTTGTCGTCACGCTCAACTACAGAATTGGAATATTAG GCTTCCTCAGTACTGGTGATCAGGCAGCTAAAGGAAATTATGGGCTCCTGGATCAGATTCAAGCTCTCCGTTGGATCAGTAAGAACATCGGTTACTTTGGAGGGGACCCGGGTCGCATCACGGTCTTTGGATCTGGAATTGGTGCTTCCTGTGTCAGCCTGCTAACTCTGTCCCACCACTCAGAGGGTAAGAATCTGCCTTTCACCA CCCAAGGTTTATTCCACAGAGCCATCATTCAAAGTGGTTCAGCACTATCCAGCTGGGCTGTTAACTACCAACCGGTCAAGTACACCCGCATGCTGGCCGAGAGGGTCGGCTGCAACGTGCTTGACACCGTGGACATGGTCTCCTGCCTGCAAAAGAAGAGTGCAAAGGAGCTGGTGGAGCAAGACATCCAGCCTGCCCGATACCGCGTGGCTTTCGGTCCTGTCATTGACGGAGACGTCATCCCGGACGACCCAGAGATCTTGATGGAGCAGGGCGAGTTCCTTAATTATGATATAATGCTGGGTGTCAACCAGGGAGAGGGACTGCGCTTCGTGGAGAACGTGATGGACCTGGAGGACGGCGTGTCTGGCAGCGACTTTGACTTTGCTGTGTCAGACTTTGTGGACAGTTTGTATGGCTACCCAGAAGGGAAGGACACGCTGAGGGAGACAATTAAATTCATGTACACAGACTGGGCTGACAAGGACAACCCAGAGACCAGGAGGAAGACTCTGGTGGCTCTCTTCACCGACCACCAGTGGGTGGAGCCCTCAGTGGTGACGGCTGACCTGCACGCTCGCTACGGCTCGCCTACATACTTCTACGCCTTCTACCACCACTGCCAGAGCCTGATGAAGCCAGTGTGGTCAGACTCGGCGCATGGAGACGAGGTGCCATATGTGTTTGGCATCCCAATGGTGGGCCCGACTGACCTGTTCCCCTGCAACTTCTCCAGGAACGACATCATGCTCAGCGCTGTGGTTATGACTTACTGGACCAACTTCGCCAAGAGTGG GGATCCCAACAAGCCGGTGCCACAGGACACCAAGTTCATCCATACCAAGGCCAACCGCTTCGAGGAGGTGGCCTGGTCCAAGTACGACCCCTACGACCAACTGTACTTGCACATTGGCCTGAAGCCTCGTATACGTGATCACTACCGCGCCACCAAGGTGGCCTTCTGGAAACACCTGGTGCCTCATCTCTACAACCTACATGACATGTTCCATtactcctccaccaccaccaagGTCACCCCGCTGGATCCCACCCAGTCCAATGGTAAGAGACCCGGCAGCACTGGCCGACCTCCTGTATCCACTGCCCACAATGATGGTGAAGGTGGGAGGGAGATGGGTCCTCTGATCATGCCGAACCCGAGAGATTACTCCACAGAGCTCAGCGTCACCATCGCTGTAGGGGCCTCATTGCTCTTTCTCAACGTCCTGGCCTTTGCTGCTCTGTACTACCGCAAGGACAAGCGCAGTCGACAGGACACATCCCAGCAGCCCAGTCCCCAGTGTGACACCAAGGGCAACAACGTGAGCCACACCAACACTATAGACGAGACCCTGTCGACCCAGAGGAACCAGTGCGAGGCCCTTCACAATCCCCTTCACGTATCGCCAAGCTTGGACTTCTCACTCAGCCAGCGCCGCTCCCCTGACGACATCCCCCTGATGACACCCAACAACATCACTATGATCCCCAACTCCCTGATGGGCCTCTCCAACATGAGTCCGTACAGCACCTTCCCCGCCGGTTACAGCTCTGCAGGCCTGCCCAGCACCCACTCTACCACACGGGTATAG
- the nlgn3b gene encoding neuroligin-3b isoform X1, with protein MWLATFRDHLLPAHLLHQQGTVTITHCALLWWILCSCWSFTKATSQKFYPTVTTQFGKLRGLRVPVPSEVLRPVDQYLGVPYAAPPVGEKRFMPPEQPSSWSGIKNATHFMPVCPQNIHNTVPEIMMPIWFTYNLDTVATYIQDQSEDCLYLNIYAPTEDGSQHKKKGAAFSHAETHISEDIRDSEARPVMVYIHGGSYMEGTGNMMDGSVLASYGNVVVVTLNYRIGILGFLSTGDQAAKGNYGLLDQIQALRWISKNIGYFGGDPGRITVFGSGIGASCVSLLTLSHHSEGLFHRAIIQSGSALSSWAVNYQPVKYTRMLAERVGCNVLDTVDMVSCLQKKSAKELVEQDIQPARYRVAFGPVIDGDVIPDDPEILMEQGEFLNYDIMLGVNQGEGLRFVENVMDLEDGVSGSDFDFAVSDFVDSLYGYPEGKDTLRETIKFMYTDWADKDNPETRRKTLVALFTDHQWVEPSVVTADLHARYGSPTYFYAFYHHCQSLMKPVWSDSAHGDEVPYVFGIPMVGPTDLFPCNFSRNDIMLSAVVMTYWTNFAKSGDPNKPVPQDTKFIHTKANRFEEVAWSKYDPYDQLYLHIGLKPRIRDHYRATKVAFWKHLVPHLYNLHDMFHYSSTTTKVTPLDPTQSNGKRPGSTGRPPVSTAHNDGEGGREMGPLIMPNPRDYSTELSVTIAVGASLLFLNVLAFAALYYRKDKRSRQDTSQQPSPQCDTKGNNVSHTNTIDETLSTQRNQCEALHNPLHVSPSLDFSLSQRRSPDDIPLMTPNNITMIPNSLMGLSNMSPYSTFPAGYSSAGLPSTHSTTRV; from the exons ATGTGGCTGGCTACATTTAGAGACCATCTGTTGCCTGCACACCTGCTACATCAGCAAGGGACTGTAACCATCACCCACTGTGCTCTTCTCTGGTGGATACTATGTTCCTGCTGGTCATTCACAAAGGCAACAAGCCAGAAATTCTACCCGACGGTGACCACCCAGTTCGGGAAACTGCGAGGCCTCAGGGTTCCTGTGCCCAGCGAGGTGCTCCGGCCCGTTGATCAGTATTTGGGGGTCCCCTATGCCGCTCCGCCTGTGGGCGAGAAGCGTTTCATGCCCCCTGAGCAGCCCTCCTCTTGGTCAGGTATCAAGAATGCTACCCACTTCATGCCTGTGTGCCCTCAGAACATCCACAACACCGTGCCAGAGATCATGATGCCCATATGGTTCACCTATAACCTGGACACAGTAGCCACATACATTCAGGATCAGAGCGAGGACTGTTTATATCTAAACATCTACGCTCCGACAGAGGATG GGAGCCAACACAAGAAAAAGGGGGCGGCTTTCTCACATGCTGAGACTCATATATCTGAAG ATATAAGGGACTCTGAAGCTCGACCTGTGATGGTCTACATCCACGGAGGCTCCTATATGGAGGGCACTGGGAACATGATGGACGGCAGCGTGCTGGCCAGTTATGGGAATGTTGTTGTCGTCACGCTCAACTACAGAATTGGAATATTAG GCTTCCTCAGTACTGGTGATCAGGCAGCTAAAGGAAATTATGGGCTCCTGGATCAGATTCAAGCTCTCCGTTGGATCAGTAAGAACATCGGTTACTTTGGAGGGGACCCGGGTCGCATCACGGTCTTTGGATCTGGAATTGGTGCTTCCTGTGTCAGCCTGCTAACTCTGTCCCACCACTCAGAGG GTTTATTCCACAGAGCCATCATTCAAAGTGGTTCAGCACTATCCAGCTGGGCTGTTAACTACCAACCGGTCAAGTACACCCGCATGCTGGCCGAGAGGGTCGGCTGCAACGTGCTTGACACCGTGGACATGGTCTCCTGCCTGCAAAAGAAGAGTGCAAAGGAGCTGGTGGAGCAAGACATCCAGCCTGCCCGATACCGCGTGGCTTTCGGTCCTGTCATTGACGGAGACGTCATCCCGGACGACCCAGAGATCTTGATGGAGCAGGGCGAGTTCCTTAATTATGATATAATGCTGGGTGTCAACCAGGGAGAGGGACTGCGCTTCGTGGAGAACGTGATGGACCTGGAGGACGGCGTGTCTGGCAGCGACTTTGACTTTGCTGTGTCAGACTTTGTGGACAGTTTGTATGGCTACCCAGAAGGGAAGGACACGCTGAGGGAGACAATTAAATTCATGTACACAGACTGGGCTGACAAGGACAACCCAGAGACCAGGAGGAAGACTCTGGTGGCTCTCTTCACCGACCACCAGTGGGTGGAGCCCTCAGTGGTGACGGCTGACCTGCACGCTCGCTACGGCTCGCCTACATACTTCTACGCCTTCTACCACCACTGCCAGAGCCTGATGAAGCCAGTGTGGTCAGACTCGGCGCATGGAGACGAGGTGCCATATGTGTTTGGCATCCCAATGGTGGGCCCGACTGACCTGTTCCCCTGCAACTTCTCCAGGAACGACATCATGCTCAGCGCTGTGGTTATGACTTACTGGACCAACTTCGCCAAGAGTGG GGATCCCAACAAGCCGGTGCCACAGGACACCAAGTTCATCCATACCAAGGCCAACCGCTTCGAGGAGGTGGCCTGGTCCAAGTACGACCCCTACGACCAACTGTACTTGCACATTGGCCTGAAGCCTCGTATACGTGATCACTACCGCGCCACCAAGGTGGCCTTCTGGAAACACCTGGTGCCTCATCTCTACAACCTACATGACATGTTCCATtactcctccaccaccaccaagGTCACCCCGCTGGATCCCACCCAGTCCAATGGTAAGAGACCCGGCAGCACTGGCCGACCTCCTGTATCCACTGCCCACAATGATGGTGAAGGTGGGAGGGAGATGGGTCCTCTGATCATGCCGAACCCGAGAGATTACTCCACAGAGCTCAGCGTCACCATCGCTGTAGGGGCCTCATTGCTCTTTCTCAACGTCCTGGCCTTTGCTGCTCTGTACTACCGCAAGGACAAGCGCAGTCGACAGGACACATCCCAGCAGCCCAGTCCCCAGTGTGACACCAAGGGCAACAACGTGAGCCACACCAACACTATAGACGAGACCCTGTCGACCCAGAGGAACCAGTGCGAGGCCCTTCACAATCCCCTTCACGTATCGCCAAGCTTGGACTTCTCACTCAGCCAGCGCCGCTCCCCTGACGACATCCCCCTGATGACACCCAACAACATCACTATGATCCCCAACTCCCTGATGGGCCTCTCCAACATGAGTCCGTACAGCACCTTCCCCGCCGGTTACAGCTCTGCAGGCCTGCCCAGCACCCACTCTACCACACGGGTATAG
- the nlgn3b gene encoding neuroligin-3b isoform X2, which translates to MWLATFRDHLLPAHLLHQQGTVTITHCALLWWILCSCWSFTKATSQKFYPTVTTQFGKLRGLRVPVPSEVLRPVDQYLGVPYAAPPVGEKRFMPPEQPSSWSGIKNATHFMPVCPQNIHNTVPEIMMPIWFTYNLDTVATYIQDQSEDCLYLNIYAPTEDDIRDSEARPVMVYIHGGSYMEGTGNMMDGSVLASYGNVVVVTLNYRIGILGFLSTGDQAAKGNYGLLDQIQALRWISKNIGYFGGDPGRITVFGSGIGASCVSLLTLSHHSEGLFHRAIIQSGSALSSWAVNYQPVKYTRMLAERVGCNVLDTVDMVSCLQKKSAKELVEQDIQPARYRVAFGPVIDGDVIPDDPEILMEQGEFLNYDIMLGVNQGEGLRFVENVMDLEDGVSGSDFDFAVSDFVDSLYGYPEGKDTLRETIKFMYTDWADKDNPETRRKTLVALFTDHQWVEPSVVTADLHARYGSPTYFYAFYHHCQSLMKPVWSDSAHGDEVPYVFGIPMVGPTDLFPCNFSRNDIMLSAVVMTYWTNFAKSGDPNKPVPQDTKFIHTKANRFEEVAWSKYDPYDQLYLHIGLKPRIRDHYRATKVAFWKHLVPHLYNLHDMFHYSSTTTKVTPLDPTQSNGKRPGSTGRPPVSTAHNDGEGGREMGPLIMPNPRDYSTELSVTIAVGASLLFLNVLAFAALYYRKDKRSRQDTSQQPSPQCDTKGNNVSHTNTIDETLSTQRNQCEALHNPLHVSPSLDFSLSQRRSPDDIPLMTPNNITMIPNSLMGLSNMSPYSTFPAGYSSAGLPSTHSTTRV; encoded by the exons ATGTGGCTGGCTACATTTAGAGACCATCTGTTGCCTGCACACCTGCTACATCAGCAAGGGACTGTAACCATCACCCACTGTGCTCTTCTCTGGTGGATACTATGTTCCTGCTGGTCATTCACAAAGGCAACAAGCCAGAAATTCTACCCGACGGTGACCACCCAGTTCGGGAAACTGCGAGGCCTCAGGGTTCCTGTGCCCAGCGAGGTGCTCCGGCCCGTTGATCAGTATTTGGGGGTCCCCTATGCCGCTCCGCCTGTGGGCGAGAAGCGTTTCATGCCCCCTGAGCAGCCCTCCTCTTGGTCAGGTATCAAGAATGCTACCCACTTCATGCCTGTGTGCCCTCAGAACATCCACAACACCGTGCCAGAGATCATGATGCCCATATGGTTCACCTATAACCTGGACACAGTAGCCACATACATTCAGGATCAGAGCGAGGACTGTTTATATCTAAACATCTACGCTCCGACAGAGGATG ATATAAGGGACTCTGAAGCTCGACCTGTGATGGTCTACATCCACGGAGGCTCCTATATGGAGGGCACTGGGAACATGATGGACGGCAGCGTGCTGGCCAGTTATGGGAATGTTGTTGTCGTCACGCTCAACTACAGAATTGGAATATTAG GCTTCCTCAGTACTGGTGATCAGGCAGCTAAAGGAAATTATGGGCTCCTGGATCAGATTCAAGCTCTCCGTTGGATCAGTAAGAACATCGGTTACTTTGGAGGGGACCCGGGTCGCATCACGGTCTTTGGATCTGGAATTGGTGCTTCCTGTGTCAGCCTGCTAACTCTGTCCCACCACTCAGAGG GTTTATTCCACAGAGCCATCATTCAAAGTGGTTCAGCACTATCCAGCTGGGCTGTTAACTACCAACCGGTCAAGTACACCCGCATGCTGGCCGAGAGGGTCGGCTGCAACGTGCTTGACACCGTGGACATGGTCTCCTGCCTGCAAAAGAAGAGTGCAAAGGAGCTGGTGGAGCAAGACATCCAGCCTGCCCGATACCGCGTGGCTTTCGGTCCTGTCATTGACGGAGACGTCATCCCGGACGACCCAGAGATCTTGATGGAGCAGGGCGAGTTCCTTAATTATGATATAATGCTGGGTGTCAACCAGGGAGAGGGACTGCGCTTCGTGGAGAACGTGATGGACCTGGAGGACGGCGTGTCTGGCAGCGACTTTGACTTTGCTGTGTCAGACTTTGTGGACAGTTTGTATGGCTACCCAGAAGGGAAGGACACGCTGAGGGAGACAATTAAATTCATGTACACAGACTGGGCTGACAAGGACAACCCAGAGACCAGGAGGAAGACTCTGGTGGCTCTCTTCACCGACCACCAGTGGGTGGAGCCCTCAGTGGTGACGGCTGACCTGCACGCTCGCTACGGCTCGCCTACATACTTCTACGCCTTCTACCACCACTGCCAGAGCCTGATGAAGCCAGTGTGGTCAGACTCGGCGCATGGAGACGAGGTGCCATATGTGTTTGGCATCCCAATGGTGGGCCCGACTGACCTGTTCCCCTGCAACTTCTCCAGGAACGACATCATGCTCAGCGCTGTGGTTATGACTTACTGGACCAACTTCGCCAAGAGTGG GGATCCCAACAAGCCGGTGCCACAGGACACCAAGTTCATCCATACCAAGGCCAACCGCTTCGAGGAGGTGGCCTGGTCCAAGTACGACCCCTACGACCAACTGTACTTGCACATTGGCCTGAAGCCTCGTATACGTGATCACTACCGCGCCACCAAGGTGGCCTTCTGGAAACACCTGGTGCCTCATCTCTACAACCTACATGACATGTTCCATtactcctccaccaccaccaagGTCACCCCGCTGGATCCCACCCAGTCCAATGGTAAGAGACCCGGCAGCACTGGCCGACCTCCTGTATCCACTGCCCACAATGATGGTGAAGGTGGGAGGGAGATGGGTCCTCTGATCATGCCGAACCCGAGAGATTACTCCACAGAGCTCAGCGTCACCATCGCTGTAGGGGCCTCATTGCTCTTTCTCAACGTCCTGGCCTTTGCTGCTCTGTACTACCGCAAGGACAAGCGCAGTCGACAGGACACATCCCAGCAGCCCAGTCCCCAGTGTGACACCAAGGGCAACAACGTGAGCCACACCAACACTATAGACGAGACCCTGTCGACCCAGAGGAACCAGTGCGAGGCCCTTCACAATCCCCTTCACGTATCGCCAAGCTTGGACTTCTCACTCAGCCAGCGCCGCTCCCCTGACGACATCCCCCTGATGACACCCAACAACATCACTATGATCCCCAACTCCCTGATGGGCCTCTCCAACATGAGTCCGTACAGCACCTTCCCCGCCGGTTACAGCTCTGCAGGCCTGCCCAGCACCCACTCTACCACACGGGTATAG